The Tenrec ecaudatus isolate mTenEca1 chromosome 9, mTenEca1.hap1, whole genome shotgun sequence genome window below encodes:
- the EFCAB10 gene encoding EF-hand calcium-binding domain-containing protein 10, giving the protein MEPGHHREREAKEYLEKHKIMELLTLLTSTLLFFRPEKPREFLIMMLERMRIAKVTGVTFPFFMDATNIVAMFEMLDSANKGSISFVQYKEALKTLGLYNEKEVLKDDGHVVTLEKFKKEV; this is encoded by the exons ATGGAGCCAGGCCACCACCGGGAACGGGAGGCTAAGGAGTATTTGGAAAAACATAAAATCatggagctgctgaccttgctcaCCAGTACCCTGCTCTTCTTCCGGCCTG AAAAACCAAGagaatttttaataatgatgttgGAAAGAATGAGAATTGCCAAAGTGACAGGAGTGACTTTTCCTTTCTTTATGGATGCCACCAACATCGTGGCCATGTTTGAGATGCTGGACTCCGCTAACAAAGGCTCCATATCATTTGTGCAATATAAAGAAG cCCTAAAAACGTTGGGTCTGTACAATGAAAAAGAAGTTTTAAAAGATGATGGTCATGTAGTAACCTTGGAGAAATTCAAGAAGGAGGTGTAA